A genome region from Camelina sativa cultivar DH55 chromosome 10, Cs, whole genome shotgun sequence includes the following:
- the LOC104720297 gene encoding tricyclene synthase, chloroplastic-like isoform X1, translating into MPKRQTHTRYICKAESETPSQPLVARRSANYQPSLWEHEYLLSLGNTYVKDDNVERAKLLEKEVCKILNETEGLLEQLELVDILQRLGVSYLFESEIKKILTIVHGKNVRAQKNRIDQRRWEDLYATALEFRLLRQHGFNITQDVFDRNFGDGLDNEDIKGVLSLYEASYLSTRFDTKLKETIYFTTERLRNFVKMKKTEPYVRKMVIHALEMPYHRRVGRLEARWYIGVYGERHDMNPILLEFAKLDYNIVQVIHQDELKYLSSSWWSKTGLTKHLDFVRDRITESYFSSVGVIYEPEFAYHRQMLTKVFMLITTIDDIYDIYGTLEELQLFTTIVEKWDVNRLEELPEYMKLCFLCLVNEINQIGYIVLRDKGFNVIPYLKKSVRILVTTTIYAWIKLVLLSFSLVIQYIN; encoded by the exons ATGCCTAAACGACAGACTCATACGCGTTACATTTGCAAGGCTGAGTCGGAAACACCATCACAGCCTCTTGTTGCTCGTCGCTCAGCAAACTATCAACCGTCTCTCTGGGAGCACGAGTATCTCCTCTCGCTCGGTAATACATATGTG AAAGACGACAACGTCGAGAGAGCTAAGTTACTGGAGAAGGAAGTGTGTAAAATTCTGAACGAAACGGAGGGTTTACTTGAACAGCTAGAGCTCGTAGACATTTTACAAAGACTCGGAGTTTCTTATCTTTTCGAAAGTGAAATCAAGAAGATTCTAACGATTGTCCATGGAAAGAATGTAAGAGCGCAAAAAAACCGGATAGATCAAAGGAGATGGGAAGACTTATATGCGACTGCTCTCGAGTTTCGACTCCTAAGGCAACATGGTTTTAATATCACACAAG ATGTTTTCGACAGAAATTTCGGAGATGGTTTGGATAATGAAGACATCAAGGGTGTTCTTTCACTATACGAAGCTTCATATCTCTCAACCAGATTTGATACTAAATTGAAAGAGACCATATATTTTACAACAGAACGGCTTAGAAACTTTGTGAAAATGAAGAAGACTGAACCTTATGTTCGGAAAATGGTAATCCATGCTTTAGAAATGCCTTACCATCGGAGAGTTGGAAGACTAGAAGCAAGATGGTACATAGGCGTGTACGGAGAGAGACACGACATGAACCCTATCTTGCTCGAATTCGCAAAACTTGATTACAATATCGTACAAGTTATACATCAAGACGAGCTCAAATATCTCTCTAG CAGCTGGTGGAGCAAGACGGGATTAACTAAACACCTTGACTTCGTAAGAGATCGAATAACAGAGAGTTATTTCTCGAGTGTTGGAGTAATCTATGAGCCTGAGTTTGCTTATCATCGACAAATGCTTACAAAAGTTTTCATGCTTATCACAACTATCGAcgatatatatgatatttatggAACACTGGAGGAACTCCAACTATTCACGACCATAGTTGAAAA ATGGGATGTGAATCGTCTTGAAGAACTTCCCGAGTACATGAAGTTATGTTTTCTCTGCCTCGTCAACGAAATCAATCAGATTGGATATATTGTTCTCAGAGATAAAGGATTTAATGTGATCCCTTACCTCAAAAA
- the LOC104720297 gene encoding tricyclene synthase, chloroplastic-like isoform X2, translated as MPKRQTHTRYICKAESETPSQPLVARRSANYQPSLWEHEYLLSLGNTYVKDDNVERAKLLEKEVCKILNETEGLLEQLELVDILQRLGVSYLFESEIKKILTIVHGKNVRAQKNRIDQRRWEDLYATALEFRLLRQHGFNITQDVFDRNFGDGLDNEDIKGVLSLYEASYLSTRFDTKLKETIYFTTERLRNFVKMKKTEPYVRKMVIHALEMPYHRRVGRLEARWYIGVYGERHDMNPILLEFAKLDYNIVQVIHQDELKYLSSWWSKTGLTKHLDFVRDRITESYFSSVGVIYEPEFAYHRQMLTKVFMLITTIDDIYDIYGTLEELQLFTTIVEK; from the exons ATGCCTAAACGACAGACTCATACGCGTTACATTTGCAAGGCTGAGTCGGAAACACCATCACAGCCTCTTGTTGCTCGTCGCTCAGCAAACTATCAACCGTCTCTCTGGGAGCACGAGTATCTCCTCTCGCTCGGTAATACATATGTG AAAGACGACAACGTCGAGAGAGCTAAGTTACTGGAGAAGGAAGTGTGTAAAATTCTGAACGAAACGGAGGGTTTACTTGAACAGCTAGAGCTCGTAGACATTTTACAAAGACTCGGAGTTTCTTATCTTTTCGAAAGTGAAATCAAGAAGATTCTAACGATTGTCCATGGAAAGAATGTAAGAGCGCAAAAAAACCGGATAGATCAAAGGAGATGGGAAGACTTATATGCGACTGCTCTCGAGTTTCGACTCCTAAGGCAACATGGTTTTAATATCACACAAG ATGTTTTCGACAGAAATTTCGGAGATGGTTTGGATAATGAAGACATCAAGGGTGTTCTTTCACTATACGAAGCTTCATATCTCTCAACCAGATTTGATACTAAATTGAAAGAGACCATATATTTTACAACAGAACGGCTTAGAAACTTTGTGAAAATGAAGAAGACTGAACCTTATGTTCGGAAAATGGTAATCCATGCTTTAGAAATGCCTTACCATCGGAGAGTTGGAAGACTAGAAGCAAGATGGTACATAGGCGTGTACGGAGAGAGACACGACATGAACCCTATCTTGCTCGAATTCGCAAAACTTGATTACAATATCGTACAAGTTATACATCAAGACGAGCTCAAATATCTCTCTAG CTGGTGGAGCAAGACGGGATTAACTAAACACCTTGACTTCGTAAGAGATCGAATAACAGAGAGTTATTTCTCGAGTGTTGGAGTAATCTATGAGCCTGAGTTTGCTTATCATCGACAAATGCTTACAAAAGTTTTCATGCTTATCACAACTATCGAcgatatatatgatatttatggAACACTGGAGGAACTCCAACTATTCACGACCATAGTTGAAAAGTAA